Proteins encoded within one genomic window of Desertibacillus haloalkaliphilus:
- a CDS encoding TRAP transporter substrate-binding protein, with product MNKLNNIIFFLLCIVLVACSNSAGSTQSGEEQNTQPNTSSEQENYVLTLSHGYPASSFMHTFMEWFDEEVQERSDGRLSLEIYPNSQLMPSDQEIPSILQGQIDMTHIASPVLASFDPIWNFYELPFIFEYDPQDPAVFLENRMEFNHNEAGGRKIIEMMEERGLKILSLGFVDMFGSVYTTDANNLVTGPESAEGLRLRSPGGLIGPETVSAMGASSVTIAASEVTTALQQGIVDGLLTTPIFADDAKLPVKSFSLVPLFNTVTPVIISQEKFDSLPEDLQTILLQTGQELEEYAMETVLERTKTAYTTLENEGVDIYYPTEEEIKEWQKATEPVRAVFEEEVEAGSELLEVLDE from the coding sequence TTGAATAAATTAAATAACATAATCTTCTTTTTGCTTTGTATCGTTTTAGTAGCTTGTAGCAACTCTGCTGGGTCTACCCAAAGCGGAGAAGAACAGAACACTCAGCCAAATACTTCTTCTGAACAAGAAAATTATGTGTTAACACTATCACATGGTTATCCAGCTTCATCATTTATGCATACGTTTATGGAGTGGTTTGATGAAGAAGTTCAGGAACGAAGTGATGGTCGGTTATCTCTTGAAATTTACCCTAATAGCCAGTTAATGCCTTCTGATCAAGAAATTCCTTCCATTTTACAAGGTCAAATTGATATGACTCACATTGCTTCTCCGGTACTTGCCAGTTTTGATCCAATATGGAACTTTTATGAATTGCCGTTTATCTTTGAATATGACCCCCAAGACCCAGCTGTATTCTTGGAGAACCGCATGGAGTTTAATCACAATGAAGCTGGCGGTAGGAAAATAATTGAAATGATGGAGGAAAGAGGATTAAAGATACTATCTCTTGGTTTTGTTGACATGTTTGGATCTGTTTATACAACTGATGCCAATAATTTAGTTACTGGACCGGAAAGTGCTGAAGGGTTAAGACTTCGGTCACCTGGTGGGTTAATCGGTCCAGAAACTGTGAGTGCGATGGGGGCTAGTAGTGTAACAATTGCAGCATCTGAGGTGACAACTGCACTGCAACAAGGGATCGTTGATGGATTGTTAACGACGCCTATTTTCGCTGATGATGCCAAGTTACCAGTTAAGTCATTTTCATTAGTTCCTTTATTTAATACAGTAACACCTGTTATCATCTCTCAGGAAAAGTTTGATTCATTACCAGAGGACCTTCAAACGATCCTTTTACAAACTGGCCAAGAGTTAGAGGAATATGCGATGGAGACGGTATTAGAACGCACAAAAACAGCGTACACAACCTTGGAAAATGAAGGGGTTGACATTTACTACCCAACAGAAGAGGAGATAAAAGAGTGGCAAAAAGCAACAGAACCAGTGAGGGCAGTCTTTGAAGAAGAAGTTGAAGCAGGTTCTGAGCTTTTAGAGGTACTTGATGAATAG
- a CDS encoding TRAP transporter substrate-binding protein produces the protein MNKNHFTSFLLLCLVLVACGSPAGSPQDGDEKRPASNESSEQESYVLTLSHGYPTSSFMHTFMEWFDEEVQERSDGRLSLEIYSNGQLMPPDQEVPAILQGQIDMTHTTSPVLASFDSLWNVYELPFIFDYDPQDPAVFLENRMEFNNSDEGGGKIREVMEERGLKVLSLSFIDMFGSVYTTDSNNLVTGPNSAAGLRLRSPGGLIGPETVSAMGASSVTIAGAEVITALQQGIVDGLLTTPIYAHDAKLPVKSFSLVPLFNSVTPLVISQEKFESLPEDLQEVLVKTGQELEGYAMEMVLERTKTAYRTLENDGVEIYYPTKEEIEEWKDATMSAKSVFENEVERGTELLKTLQE, from the coding sequence TTGAATAAAAATCATTTTACAAGCTTCTTATTGTTATGCCTTGTTTTAGTTGCATGTGGTAGTCCTGCTGGGTCTCCTCAAGATGGAGACGAAAAGCGCCCAGCATCTAACGAATCTTCTGAGCAAGAAAGCTATGTGCTAACCCTTTCTCATGGATATCCTACATCATCATTTATGCATACGTTTATGGAGTGGTTTGATGAAGAAGTTCAGGAACGAAGTGATGGTCGGTTATCTCTTGAAATCTATTCCAATGGACAATTAATGCCTCCTGACCAGGAAGTTCCCGCGATTTTACAGGGTCAAATTGATATGACCCATACGACCTCTCCAGTATTGGCCAGTTTTGACTCATTATGGAATGTTTATGAATTACCGTTTATCTTTGATTATGACCCACAAGATCCAGCTGTTTTTTTAGAAAATCGAATGGAATTTAATAACAGTGATGAAGGTGGCGGAAAAATTAGGGAGGTAATGGAAGAAAGAGGATTAAAAGTATTGTCCCTGAGCTTTATTGATATGTTTGGATCTGTTTATACAACTGATAGTAACAATTTAGTTACAGGTCCTAACAGTGCTGCAGGTTTAAGGCTACGTTCTCCTGGTGGATTAATCGGTCCAGAAACCGTTAGTGCGATGGGGGCTAGTAGTGTTACAATCGCAGGTGCTGAAGTGATAACTGCATTACAACAAGGGATTGTTGATGGATTATTAACAACACCAATTTATGCTCATGATGCGAAGTTACCTGTCAAGTCATTTTCACTAGTGCCACTATTTAATAGTGTAACACCTCTTGTTATCTCACAGGAAAAATTTGAATCATTACCAGAGGACCTTCAAGAGGTTCTTGTAAAAACAGGTCAAGAACTAGAGGGTTATGCGATGGAGATGGTATTAGAGCGTACAAAAACTGCGTATAGAACATTGGAAAACGATGGTGTTGAAATCTACTATCCAACGAAAGAGGAGATAGAGGAATGGAAAGATGCAACAATGTCTGCAAAATCAGTTTTTGAAAATGAAGTTGAGAGAGGTACTGAGCTTCTAAAAACGCTTCAGGAATAG
- a CDS encoding amidohydrolase family protein has protein sequence MSTLVNKKDQKVVNRSKKIPVIDCDVHPNPKSYEDLNPYLSEYWRDFLADCKWKGVFPNIPAMAIVANAGHRMDSIPPEGGLGCSSLDFYREQVADRYNYANSILFPDSTFMLSASPQHEMATAIASAYNDWQIDHWLSKDSSLRGSVVIASQDPEMAAREIDRVGSHPQMAQVGLSIHSPYGGWGDNRYYPIWKAAVRHGLVCTFHVSVPGGVFRPGPNYGNYYPEFQTNNGLTYQAQISSIIFGGVFEKFTKLRMLFVEGGFAWLPSVMYTMDTHWRNLKREVPWVKRPPSQVVREHMWFGTQPMIEPESHEDEKHVLDIMKMVGLNNFVFTSDYPHWEFDAPHAAFARFPKEFKHQIFYKNAVDLFGLPNPMDTNGTN, from the coding sequence ATGAGTACCTTAGTAAATAAAAAAGATCAAAAAGTTGTAAATCGATCAAAAAAAATTCCTGTTATAGACTGTGATGTTCATCCGAACCCAAAAAGTTATGAGGATCTTAACCCATATCTAAGTGAATATTGGAGAGATTTTTTAGCTGATTGTAAATGGAAGGGTGTATTTCCAAACATTCCAGCCATGGCCATTGTAGCGAATGCGGGCCACCGTATGGACAGCATCCCTCCAGAAGGCGGACTAGGGTGTTCTTCACTCGATTTTTATCGAGAGCAAGTAGCAGATCGGTACAATTATGCAAATTCGATTCTTTTTCCTGACTCTACATTTATGCTGTCTGCATCTCCTCAGCATGAAATGGCTACAGCGATAGCATCCGCTTATAATGATTGGCAAATTGATCACTGGTTATCAAAAGACTCTAGCTTGCGTGGGTCTGTTGTTATTGCCTCTCAAGATCCAGAAATGGCAGCACGTGAGATTGATCGTGTCGGTAGTCACCCGCAGATGGCTCAAGTTGGGCTATCCATTCATTCTCCTTATGGGGGTTGGGGTGATAATCGTTATTACCCGATATGGAAAGCTGCTGTACGTCATGGGCTTGTTTGTACATTTCATGTGTCTGTCCCAGGTGGGGTGTTTAGACCAGGGCCGAACTATGGAAACTACTATCCAGAATTTCAAACAAACAATGGGTTAACATATCAAGCTCAAATTTCAAGTATTATTTTTGGTGGGGTTTTCGAAAAATTCACTAAACTACGAATGTTATTTGTTGAAGGTGGATTTGCATGGTTACCAAGTGTTATGTACACGATGGATACGCATTGGCGGAATTTAAAAAGGGAGGTTCCTTGGGTGAAACGTCCACCAAGTCAGGTTGTAAGAGAACATATGTGGTTTGGTACGCAGCCAATGATTGAGCCAGAAAGTCATGAAGACGAGAAACACGTATTAGATATTATGAAAATGGTTGGTTTAAATAATTTTGTTTTTACGAGTGATTACCCACATTGGGAATTTGATGCACCTCATGCAGCTTTTGCTAGGTTCCCTAAAGAATTTAAACATCAAATTTTTTACAAAAATGCAGTTGATTTATTCGGCTTGCCAAATCCAATGGATACAAACGGAACCAATTAG
- a CDS encoding Rieske (2Fe-2S) protein — protein sequence MERNVLCKKSEIPLGESKVFQVRRLSVVVVRKENEQFYAVRNFCPHQGAELGKGVLRGAARANDVKDVCYEKPGSFLYCPWHHWSFDVENGCSMHDPENTKIKTYDVKVENDEVVLYA from the coding sequence TTGGAAAGGAATGTATTATGTAAAAAAAGCGAAATTCCATTGGGTGAATCGAAAGTATTTCAAGTGAGACGATTATCTGTTGTTGTCGTTCGAAAAGAAAATGAACAATTTTACGCAGTGCGGAACTTCTGTCCTCACCAAGGTGCTGAATTAGGAAAAGGTGTTTTAAGAGGCGCAGCTCGTGCAAACGATGTAAAGGACGTTTGTTATGAAAAGCCTGGTAGTTTTCTTTATTGTCCATGGCATCATTGGAGTTTTGATGTGGAAAATGGTTGCTCGATGCACGACCCTGAGAATACAAAGATCAAAACGTATGATGTGAAAGTTGAGAACGATGAGGTCGTCTTGTATGCGTAA
- a CDS encoding TetR/AcrR family transcriptional regulator, which translates to MKKQTSNRKKATKKSSVKYTKIVNAAAEVFREKGYKEATLEDIANKVGMLKGSLYYYIDKKDDLLYAVVERPLSEMTENLKQIVHSSNSPSTKLEQALKNHINGFERYQSELFVWVSIEWFKSEFGGEIATLGDEYDRLFRTIINEGIEKGEFRSDLDPKLMTFAVFGVYNYMQRWYAPNNEYSLEDIACQFNGFVLQGVWDKALLCSPENDEK; encoded by the coding sequence TTGAAAAAACAGACATCTAACCGAAAGAAGGCAACAAAAAAATCGAGTGTGAAATATACCAAGATTGTGAATGCTGCGGCAGAAGTTTTTCGAGAGAAAGGATATAAAGAAGCTACTTTAGAAGATATCGCTAACAAAGTAGGTATGTTAAAAGGAAGCCTTTACTATTATATTGACAAAAAAGATGACTTACTATATGCAGTAGTTGAGCGACCATTAAGTGAAATGACGGAAAATTTAAAGCAGATTGTTCATTCATCAAATAGCCCATCAACCAAATTAGAGCAGGCGTTAAAAAATCATATAAATGGTTTTGAGCGCTATCAAAGTGAATTATTTGTTTGGGTATCTATTGAGTGGTTTAAGTCTGAATTTGGTGGGGAAATCGCAACATTAGGTGATGAATATGATCGTTTATTCCGTACGATTATTAATGAAGGGATCGAAAAAGGAGAATTTCGTAGTGATCTTGACCCTAAACTTATGACGTTTGCTGTTTTTGGTGTCTATAATTATATGCAGCGTTGGTATGCACCGAATAATGAATATTCATTAGAGGATATCGCATGTCAATTTAATGGTTTTGTTCTTCAAGGTGTATGGGATAAGGCTCTATTGTGTTCACCTGAAAACGACGAGAAGTAA
- a CDS encoding FAS1-like dehydratase domain-containing protein: MSKLLTEEILSYIGHSAPPKKEIVTRRDIQKYSIATGQRQKKYIRGDEAPPMFHVSLFWDVVELEQLMPDGVSKDILLPEFPLKKAMAGGLKIDYHKPIYPGDWLTATRTLTDIYEKVGSSGPLIFYEVVMEVVNEQGEKVITEKTTRILR, from the coding sequence ATGAGTAAACTATTAACTGAAGAAATACTAAGTTATATTGGGCATTCAGCCCCACCAAAAAAAGAAATAGTTACTCGTCGAGATATACAAAAGTACTCCATTGCTACAGGACAACGCCAGAAGAAATATATTCGAGGTGATGAAGCACCTCCAATGTTTCACGTTTCTTTGTTTTGGGATGTCGTTGAGTTAGAACAATTAATGCCAGATGGCGTATCGAAGGATATACTATTACCTGAATTTCCTTTAAAAAAAGCAATGGCTGGTGGATTAAAGATTGACTACCACAAGCCTATTTATCCTGGTGATTGGTTAACAGCGACCCGTACACTAACAGATATATATGAAAAAGTTGGTTCTAGTGGCCCTCTTATTTTTTATGAAGTAGTAATGGAAGTCGTAAATGAACAAGGAGAGAAGGTCATTACTGAAAAAACAACGAGGATCCTTCGCTGA
- a CDS encoding class I adenylate-forming enzyme family protein: MNIGRISEKYAKLDPQRMAIIDIPNERRISFGTLDDRIRRLANGLIEDLGLEKGDRVAVLSKNSIEYLEIYFACARSGLIIQPLNWRCGILELVRIINDGKPSVFITSEEFYKDSLELQQKTEVDHWLEYGVDSDGSYEVLIAKASTYEPLQSNSVGDNDPMVILYTGGTSGESKGALHTHKSIFMGMLNQTVAERIVPSDVYMLTGQMFHIPIGLTINYIAHGCPVVLVNFDAKQALEVIQQERVTAFLGITTMINRMLAVENFDSYDLSSLRNIQYGGGPMSMAVVKKALESFPSTLIQGYGQTEGMGMTFLTQEDHLNAVNGIHPERLASCGREGHITSIQVVDKQGIPVPRDGETPGEIIVKSEANMIGYWNRPDLTAETIRDGWMWTGDIATWDQDGYIFIVDRAKDMIISGGENIYSIQVENAIYHHDSVLEVAVFGVPDDEWGEVVKAVVVLKPGRTATEQEIINTAKEHLASYQKPKSVDFVERVPKAPTGKILKRKLRERYVKLRGNNV; encoded by the coding sequence TTGAACATTGGTAGAATATCTGAAAAGTATGCAAAGCTAGATCCACAGCGAATGGCAATTATTGATATTCCAAATGAACGCCGTATCAGTTTTGGCACTCTTGATGATCGTATACGTAGGTTGGCAAATGGTTTGATAGAAGACCTTGGTCTTGAAAAAGGGGATCGCGTGGCTGTTTTATCAAAGAACTCTATTGAATATCTTGAAATTTATTTTGCTTGTGCACGCTCGGGATTAATTATTCAACCACTAAATTGGCGGTGTGGAATCCTAGAGCTTGTCCGAATTATAAATGATGGAAAGCCTTCAGTGTTTATTACTTCTGAAGAATTTTATAAGGATAGTTTGGAGCTGCAACAAAAGACTGAGGTGGATCATTGGCTTGAATACGGCGTAGATAGTGACGGGTCATATGAAGTCTTGATCGCAAAAGCTTCAACATATGAACCTCTTCAATCGAATAGTGTTGGAGATAATGACCCTATGGTTATTCTTTATACTGGGGGGACTTCGGGAGAGTCGAAAGGGGCATTACACACTCATAAGTCTATTTTTATGGGGATGTTGAATCAAACAGTTGCAGAACGAATTGTACCTTCTGATGTTTATATGTTAACCGGACAGATGTTTCATATCCCGATAGGGTTGACAATAAATTATATCGCTCACGGTTGTCCCGTTGTCCTCGTAAACTTTGATGCAAAACAGGCACTTGAAGTCATTCAACAGGAACGTGTAACCGCCTTTCTTGGTATTACAACGATGATTAATCGAATGTTAGCTGTTGAGAACTTTGATAGCTACGATTTAAGTAGTTTGCGAAATATTCAATATGGAGGAGGACCGATGTCGATGGCTGTCGTTAAGAAAGCTCTAGAGTCCTTTCCAAGTACACTCATCCAAGGATACGGTCAGACTGAAGGAATGGGTATGACCTTTCTCACGCAAGAAGACCACTTAAATGCGGTTAATGGCATTCATCCTGAGCGTTTAGCTTCCTGTGGGCGTGAGGGACATATTACCTCAATTCAAGTCGTTGATAAACAAGGCATCCCTGTTCCACGTGATGGCGAGACTCCTGGAGAAATTATTGTTAAATCTGAAGCGAATATGATTGGTTATTGGAACCGTCCTGATCTTACAGCCGAAACGATTCGAGACGGATGGATGTGGACAGGAGATATCGCAACTTGGGATCAGGATGGGTATATTTTCATTGTTGACCGTGCAAAAGATATGATCATATCCGGAGGCGAAAATATTTATAGTATTCAGGTTGAGAATGCGATATATCACCATGATTCAGTACTTGAGGTTGCAGTTTTTGGTGTGCCAGATGATGAATGGGGTGAAGTCGTAAAAGCTGTTGTAGTGCTTAAGCCTGGTCGGACAGCTACAGAGCAGGAAATTATTAATACAGCTAAAGAACACCTAGCATCCTATCAAAAGCCCAAGTCAGTTGATTTTGTAGAAAGGGTCCCAAAAGCTCCAACTGGTAAAATTCTTAAGCGTAAGCTAAGGGAGCGATACGTTAAGTTAAGGGGGAATAATGTATGA